In the Elusimicrobiota bacterium genome, one interval contains:
- a CDS encoding CsgG/HfaB family protein: MNRNTLIICLSIVVLCFNNAYSENQKLNIAVADFNARNVSELDSAAISDLVRTELVRLDSYNVVDRGNMEKILAEQKFQLQNCTDQECIIKMGRLLNVEKIVTGYVIKIEGVYQISISFVNVETGKIEQSERMRCINTRDFAKLTENLVLKLTRKDEVSQSNISTGLQITEIIDKEKIIVNKGKFDNMRVGGIYLVINNKSQKKGYIRIIETGNITSTALIIDERESKISAEDFLKYSYFYYRWGLGFKISFPSQAMICLNYRDDIRLGFELSLGENGTDFYTSIEGSGQMRVNCIKYMIPIVIRYYSFINDFLTAYTGGGLSLGRYGYGNETIYKIKPVFCMGLEWLLYSQLSACIDYKQYVGMETFMDHSTDIGSFNIGVSYHFISKI, encoded by the coding sequence ATGAATAGAAATACGCTAATCATCTGCTTAAGTATAGTTGTTTTATGTTTTAATAATGCATATTCGGAAAATCAAAAATTAAACATCGCAGTTGCAGATTTCAACGCACGAAATGTCAGCGAGTTAGATTCAGCTGCAATATCGGATTTGGTACGGACAGAACTTGTACGCCTCGATTCATACAATGTTGTAGACCGTGGAAACATGGAAAAAATATTGGCGGAACAGAAGTTTCAATTACAAAACTGTACCGATCAAGAATGCATTATTAAAATGGGTAGATTACTTAACGTAGAAAAGATAGTTACCGGATATGTAATCAAAATAGAAGGTGTTTACCAAATTTCTATAAGTTTTGTTAATGTTGAGACTGGTAAAATAGAGCAATCCGAACGTATGCGATGTATAAATACCCGGGATTTCGCCAAACTGACAGAAAATTTGGTATTGAAACTAACTCGAAAAGACGAAGTGTCACAATCAAATATTTCTACTGGATTACAGATAACTGAAATTATTGACAAAGAAAAGATTATAGTGAATAAAGGAAAGTTTGATAATATGCGAGTTGGCGGCATTTATTTGGTTATCAACAACAAATCGCAAAAGAAGGGGTATATTAGAATTATAGAAACGGGGAACATTACTTCCACCGCTCTGATAATAGATGAGCGAGAAAGTAAAATATCAGCCGAAGACTTCTTGAAATATTCGTATTTTTACTATAGATGGGGACTTGGATTCAAGATATCCTTTCCTTCACAAGCAATGATTTGTTTAAATTATCGTGATGATATAAGACTAGGCTTTGAATTAAGTCTTGGTGAGAATGGTACAGATTTTTATACAAGTATTGAGGGAAGTGGACAAATGAGAGTGAATTGTATCAAATATATGATTCCAATCGTAATTAGGTACTATTCTTTTATTAACGACTTTTTAACTGCATATACCGGTGGCGGACTTTCCCTTGGTCGCTATGGGTATGGAAACGAAACAATATATAAAATAAAACCTGTTTTTTGCATGGGATTAGAATGGCTGCTTTATTCACAATTAAGTGCATGTATTGACTATAAACAATACGTTGGGATGGAAACATTTATGGACCACTCAACAGATATAGGATCTTTTAATATTGGCGTGAGTTATCATTTTATTTCAAAAATATGA
- the argB gene encoding acetylglutamate kinase, translated as MKDLVVIKYGGSVLKDVKLKHAFFGYTKKLIRTHAVVIIHGGGKEITQLLDRLGIKTKFVNGLRFTDEETLSAAEMVLSGKVNKQLVAEFNTCGITAVGLSGRDAGMVYAKPIKKLGFVGKTVKINPGVIHVLIKQNIVPVISPIATNKKTCSALNLNADTFAAEVAVALHARRLVFLTDVPGVLDAQGNVVPIVRTGNVNKMISTGIITGGMIPKIRSCVETIKKGVGEVVITNNCWGNNVKNTRVIR; from the coding sequence ATGAAAGATTTAGTAGTAATTAAATACGGCGGTAGCGTATTAAAAGATGTGAAGCTTAAACACGCGTTTTTTGGGTACACAAAAAAACTTATTCGTACACACGCGGTGGTGATCATTCACGGCGGGGGTAAGGAAATAACGCAGTTGCTTGACCGGTTGGGGATTAAAACCAAGTTTGTTAATGGATTGAGGTTTACCGATGAGGAAACCTTATCTGCAGCGGAGATGGTGTTATCCGGTAAGGTTAATAAACAACTGGTTGCTGAATTTAACACCTGCGGTATCACGGCGGTAGGGTTATCCGGCCGGGATGCCGGGATGGTGTACGCAAAACCTATAAAAAAACTGGGGTTCGTTGGGAAAACTGTTAAAATCAATCCTGGAGTGATACACGTATTGATAAAACAAAACATTGTTCCAGTGATATCACCGATCGCAACTAACAAAAAAACGTGTAGCGCGTTGAATCTTAACGCTGACACTTTCGCTGCGGAAGTCGCTGTGGCGTTACACGCGCGGAGGCTGGTATTCCTTACCGATGTTCCCGGTGTACTGGATGCTCAAGGTAATGTTGTCCCTATAGTACGTACCGGGAATGTTAACAAAATGATATCCACCGGCATAATTACCGGCGGGATGATACCCAAGATCAGGTCATGTGTGGAGACAATAAAAAAAGGCGTGGGGGAAGTTGTTATCACCAATAATTGCTGGGGTAACAATGTAAAAAATACAAGGGTTATAAGGTAG
- a CDS encoding CsgG/HfaB family protein, translating into MNKMLSFTLFLLILIILESNIFSADKPNIAIAEFAARNVSEVDAVAISDIIRIELVRINQFNIIERKNMESILKEQMFQLQGCTDQECAVKMGRILNANLMVIGTVFKIEQIYHITADIINVETGKIERSERVQCNRPQDIFSAAEAIAILLSGGKQARERINSFQIQVNEVIDNKRVVINKGSIDNITKKSIYKVFDEDFIETGYLKIIETKPNTSIAEVLKSKKQIQTGYPLKYNSKEYGYGIGMYLTTYDLLINLNIYDKRSHSLEINLGAVHGESREIVYSYPCFVKWYLTDFYNDISGYLGIGLSMVGFYSSDKTFASISPVLNTGIIFFANKLIHFSTNAIYFINTSRLDGQLSSYLWFNCGISIHY; encoded by the coding sequence ATGAATAAAATGCTGTCTTTTACACTATTTCTGCTTATTTTGATTATTCTGGAATCAAATATTTTTTCAGCAGATAAACCTAATATTGCTATTGCAGAATTCGCTGCCAGAAATGTTAGCGAAGTGGATGCTGTAGCGATATCAGACATTATACGTATTGAACTAGTTAGAATTAATCAATTTAATATTATAGAACGAAAAAACATGGAATCGATACTTAAAGAACAAATGTTCCAGTTACAGGGTTGCACTGATCAGGAATGTGCTGTTAAAATGGGTCGTATTTTAAACGCAAATTTAATGGTAATCGGAACAGTATTTAAAATTGAACAAATATATCATATAACCGCAGATATAATAAATGTTGAAACAGGGAAGATAGAACGTTCAGAAAGAGTGCAATGTAATAGACCTCAAGACATTTTCTCAGCTGCCGAAGCAATTGCTATTCTGCTCTCTGGAGGGAAACAAGCGAGGGAAAGAATAAATTCATTCCAAATACAGGTAAATGAAGTTATAGACAATAAGCGTGTTGTTATTAACAAAGGTTCAATAGATAACATTACAAAGAAATCCATCTACAAAGTATTTGACGAGGATTTTATAGAAACGGGGTATCTAAAAATAATTGAAACAAAACCAAATACGTCTATAGCCGAAGTTCTGAAATCAAAAAAACAAATTCAAACAGGATACCCTTTAAAATATAATTCTAAAGAGTATGGATATGGTATAGGAATGTATCTTACCACTTATGATCTTCTTATTAACTTAAATATTTATGACAAAAGAAGTCATAGTTTAGAAATCAATCTTGGCGCTGTACATGGAGAATCCCGCGAAATTGTCTATTCATATCCTTGTTTTGTAAAGTGGTATCTCACAGACTTTTATAACGATATCTCTGGATACTTAGGAATAGGATTATCAATGGTTGGCTTTTACTCAAGTGATAAGACCTTCGCTAGTATATCACCAGTGCTGAATACTGGAATTATCTTTTTTGCTAATAAACTTATTCATTTTTCCACGAATGCTATATATTTTATAAACACCAGTCGATTGGATGGACAATTATCTAGTTATTTATGGTTTAATTGTGGTATCAGTATTCATTACTGA
- a CDS encoding flavodoxin domain-containing protein, protein MKKVLMPVLLMFLIQASISVEAKMISVLIVTGSTKGSTAEIGQNMKGYLEKQSCVVDTIPAADTAMDLSKYELVIIGSGIYGGQPHKEIPLFINKNRAALNGKKVAVFAACAKMASPKEKKQKEALVYADRVACKLTTINKTVFAGKLQGPDPKGWFMKWMAGTFIGITKTGDFRDWDKIRAWTVSLLVLKK, encoded by the coding sequence ATGAAAAAAGTGTTGATGCCTGTGTTATTGATGTTTTTGATACAAGCAAGTATTAGTGTGGAGGCAAAGATGATTAGCGTATTGATTGTTACTGGTTCAACAAAAGGGTCAACTGCGGAGATCGGGCAGAATATGAAAGGGTATCTTGAAAAACAATCATGCGTTGTTGACACAATACCTGCTGCGGATACTGCTATGGATTTATCAAAGTATGAACTTGTTATTATTGGTTCCGGGATTTATGGCGGGCAGCCGCATAAGGAGATCCCGTTGTTTATAAATAAAAACCGTGCGGCGCTTAACGGGAAAAAGGTTGCGGTATTCGCTGCCTGCGCAAAGATGGCGTCGCCTAAGGAAAAAAAACAGAAGGAAGCGCTTGTTTATGCGGATAGGGTTGCGTGTAAACTTACAACCATAAATAAGACAGTGTTTGCAGGCAAGCTACAGGGTCCGGATCCCAAGGGATGGTTTATGAAATGGATGGCAGGAACGTTTATCGGTATAACAAAAACCGGAGATTTCAGGGATTGGGATAAGATTAGAGCGTGGACAGTGTCGTTGTTAGTTTTGAAAAAGTAA
- a CDS encoding proton-conducting transporter membrane subunit, with product MNIFDITRIFLIDPLSLFFVITILLISILSAIYSIGYLKDSYSANKITLNWVLLTLFTASMLFVVTTGNALLFLFAWEIMSLTSYFLVVFDNEEDKAVKAGIIYIVMAHIGTAFITVAFLLMYKHAGTFDFEALKTACRTMPGTTKNLVFILLFLGFGTKAGIVPLHIWLPYAHPQAPSHISSIMSGVMIKTAIYGMIRFIIYILGINSAWWGQVVLVIASISCIAGVMYALMEHDLKKLLAYCSVENIGIILLGIGAAMVFISINQPILAVLSMTAGLYHLINHAIFKSLLFLCAGSVYKATTGIRNMEDLGGLIKTMPLTALSFLFGAMAISALPPLNGFISEWLTLQSLFFGALNGNGYYRIFFSVTAAVLALTSGLAAACFVKAFGITFLAMPRSDAARNAKDPSPVMTSVTIIMSFLTILFGLASVPVIRWLSGVSSNITGININGTTFALNNFTICTDATSRVYMSSTILALTLVVAIGIIAVIVFRKTMNNKIVETRTWGCGYYNLDARTEYTATAFSTPFKIAFSFLLLPHSKTVKTRIAPYYIKSFKYETTTASVFKQYIYDIAINIIYTLAMRVRKIQPGSIQIYLGYIFITIILLIIFMNRF from the coding sequence ATGAACATTTTTGATATCACCCGCATTTTTCTGATAGACCCGTTATCCCTGTTTTTTGTTATTACTATACTGTTAATATCAATACTATCCGCAATATACTCCATTGGCTACCTCAAGGATTCATATTCCGCCAATAAAATTACGTTAAACTGGGTATTACTAACACTATTTACAGCATCCATGCTTTTTGTGGTGACAACCGGTAACGCCCTGCTTTTTTTATTCGCCTGGGAGATAATGTCATTAACCTCGTATTTTCTGGTAGTATTTGACAACGAGGAAGACAAAGCGGTTAAAGCTGGGATAATATATATCGTAATGGCGCATATCGGCACCGCGTTCATCACGGTAGCTTTTCTGTTGATGTACAAACACGCCGGTACGTTTGATTTTGAAGCACTAAAAACTGCATGCCGGACAATGCCCGGAACTACCAAAAACCTTGTCTTCATTCTATTATTCCTGGGATTCGGCACAAAAGCAGGGATTGTACCGTTACACATCTGGCTACCCTATGCACATCCCCAGGCGCCAAGCCATATCTCAAGCATCATGTCCGGTGTAATGATAAAAACCGCGATTTACGGAATGATACGTTTTATTATTTATATCCTTGGGATTAACTCCGCGTGGTGGGGACAGGTAGTACTGGTGATTGCCTCAATTTCCTGTATCGCCGGTGTTATGTACGCTTTGATGGAACACGACCTAAAAAAATTATTGGCATACTGCAGTGTTGAAAACATCGGTATAATCCTGCTGGGTATCGGCGCAGCAATGGTATTCATTTCTATCAACCAACCCATTTTGGCGGTACTCTCGATGACTGCCGGGTTATACCATCTCATCAACCACGCAATTTTTAAAAGTTTACTCTTCCTCTGTGCGGGTAGCGTATACAAAGCTACTACGGGGATACGTAATATGGAAGACCTTGGCGGGTTGATAAAGACCATGCCGTTAACCGCGCTCTCGTTTTTATTTGGAGCAATGGCGATCTCAGCATTACCCCCGTTAAACGGCTTCATCAGTGAATGGCTGACACTACAATCCCTCTTCTTTGGCGCGTTAAACGGTAACGGATACTACAGAATATTTTTTAGCGTAACTGCCGCAGTACTTGCGCTTACCAGCGGGTTAGCCGCAGCATGTTTTGTAAAAGCATTCGGGATAACCTTCCTGGCGATGCCCCGCAGTGACGCTGCGCGTAACGCCAAAGACCCCAGCCCGGTGATGACATCCGTAACAATCATTATGTCATTTTTAACCATCCTCTTTGGCCTGGCATCCGTACCGGTAATCAGATGGTTATCAGGAGTATCCTCAAACATTACAGGAATAAATATTAACGGTACAACTTTTGCATTGAACAACTTCACTATCTGCACGGACGCAACAAGCAGGGTATATATGTCCAGCACAATACTGGCATTAACACTAGTGGTAGCGATCGGGATAATCGCTGTCATTGTTTTCCGGAAAACAATGAATAATAAAATCGTTGAAACCAGAACCTGGGGCTGCGGGTATTACAACCTTGATGCACGGACGGAATACACCGCCACAGCGTTCTCAACACCTTTTAAAATAGCATTCAGTTTTTTACTTTTACCCCACAGCAAAACCGTGAAAACACGTATAGCGCCGTACTACATAAAATCCTTTAAGTACGAAACCACCACTGCGTCTGTGTTTAAACAATACATATACGATATAGCAATTAATATTATTTATACACTCGCAATGCGGGTCCGTAAAATCCAGCCGGGTAGTATACAGATATATCTTGGTTATATATTTATAACAATAATACTATTAATCATTTTTATGAACAGGTTTTAA
- a CDS encoding SUMF1/EgtB/PvdO family nonheme iron enzyme, producing the protein MKKGWLACAAVIVIASAGNMVFPGNSGADMKNGNGIDESTPGIVTVPLAWLYRDPSAEAEILTQAMYGDTVKVIEEQPGWVKLTLDSQGDYLGWVEKEAVYTGKKVNEYLQKINKRQVLVIDTLTDIFVDTKTLTKIVENISAGVILPFESEQTGWFKVLAPVGKNGYTYGYVSSSAAVVNTRRELTEDEVRANIVTTAKKYMAIPYVWGANSSKGFDCSGFTYSTYRQNGIIIPRDCRPQCAYGTIITREELKPGDAVYFTTYRPGASHTGIYAGNGNFIHASTKNGITVGELNDEYYQGRFFGARRFLPDSDPETPEILIPAGKFIMGSNTQNGNERPEHEVYLNAYYIDKYEVTNREYTEFVNATNYQSEGKWDKNNREPGHPVLGVTWNDAGAYAKWAGKRLPTEAEWEKAARGTAGRRFPWGNLWYANRAQTAVNASLWATAVNANKDGRSVYGCYNMAGNAWEWCEDWYDEKYYTQSPRENPVGPKEGMYKICRGGGWDDLQDVMHSSYRGYFEPKKASQFVGFRCARSLIEK; encoded by the coding sequence ATGAAAAAAGGATGGTTAGCATGTGCTGCGGTGATAGTTATCGCAAGTGCGGGAAACATGGTCTTTCCAGGAAACAGCGGGGCGGATATGAAAAACGGTAACGGTATTGATGAAAGTACCCCGGGAATTGTAACAGTGCCGCTGGCATGGCTGTACCGTGATCCTTCAGCGGAAGCTGAAATCTTAACCCAGGCGATGTACGGGGATACTGTAAAGGTAATAGAGGAACAGCCTGGCTGGGTGAAACTAACCTTGGACTCCCAGGGTGATTATCTCGGATGGGTAGAAAAAGAGGCAGTGTATACCGGCAAAAAAGTTAATGAGTATCTGCAAAAAATTAATAAAAGACAGGTGTTGGTTATCGATACACTGACGGATATATTTGTTGATACCAAGACATTAACAAAAATTGTTGAGAACATTTCTGCGGGTGTGATTTTACCGTTTGAATCCGAGCAGACGGGATGGTTCAAGGTTTTAGCTCCGGTAGGGAAGAACGGGTATACCTACGGTTATGTTTCGTCCAGTGCGGCGGTGGTTAATACCCGGCGTGAACTAACAGAAGATGAAGTCCGTGCGAATATTGTTACTACAGCGAAGAAGTATATGGCAATACCATATGTATGGGGTGCAAATTCTAGTAAGGGGTTTGATTGTTCAGGATTTACCTATAGTACTTATCGGCAGAACGGTATAATTATTCCGCGTGACTGCCGTCCGCAGTGCGCGTATGGAACTATTATAACCAGAGAAGAACTGAAGCCCGGGGATGCTGTATATTTTACAACCTACCGTCCCGGCGCGTCGCATACCGGTATTTATGCGGGGAATGGGAATTTTATTCATGCCAGTACAAAAAATGGTATTACCGTCGGTGAACTTAATGATGAGTATTATCAAGGACGGTTTTTTGGTGCACGCAGATTCCTTCCGGATTCTGACCCGGAGACCCCCGAGATCTTGATCCCCGCAGGGAAGTTTATTATGGGATCAAATACTCAAAACGGTAATGAACGCCCGGAACATGAGGTTTATCTTAACGCGTATTATATTGATAAATATGAAGTCACCAACCGTGAGTACACAGAGTTTGTTAATGCAACGAATTATCAATCTGAAGGGAAATGGGATAAGAATAACCGTGAGCCTGGCCATCCTGTGCTCGGGGTAACCTGGAACGATGCAGGGGCGTATGCTAAATGGGCGGGGAAACGTTTACCTACGGAAGCGGAATGGGAAAAAGCTGCGAGGGGTACTGCCGGGCGGCGGTTTCCCTGGGGTAATCTATGGTACGCTAATCGCGCGCAAACCGCGGTGAACGCATCACTATGGGCAACCGCGGTTAATGCAAATAAGGATGGGCGCAGTGTTTACGGGTGTTATAATATGGCGGGTAATGCGTGGGAGTGGTGCGAGGATTGGTATGACGAAAAATATTATACGCAATCACCCAGGGAAAACCCTGTAGGGCCAAAAGAGGGGATGTACAAAATCTGTCGTGGCGGCGGGTGGGATGATTTACAGGATGTTATGCATAGTTCATACCGCGGATATTTTGAACCCAAGAAGGCGTCGCAGTTCGTGGGGTTCCGTTGCGCGCGCAGTTTAATAGAGAAGTAA
- a CDS encoding NADH-quinone oxidoreductase subunit H, which yields MDTILAIIQTLVLISIAPLLSGVIRKIKNTLRMRQGAPVLQPYYNLSKLFIKDDTFSTTSSWILRITPYIVLGSTITALLLVPSIIRGISLEYTGDFITLIFVLALGRFFLALAGLDTGSAFGGMGSSREMFISAFVEPVALASIFTICLSCGSTNLNIVSTLVQMRISTVIAAAALFVITIAETSRLPVDNQETHLELTMVHEAMILEYSGRSLAMIELAAHIKQILFFTLISLLFFPPGILEGSGLWFYAADAAMYITKLAALALIMSVLEIMIAKLRLFRVPDLLVFSFVLSCIAVVITSLGY from the coding sequence ATGGACACTATACTGGCAATAATACAAACACTGGTACTGATAAGCATCGCTCCGTTATTAAGCGGCGTGATCCGTAAAATTAAGAATACGCTACGCATGCGGCAAGGCGCGCCGGTATTACAACCGTACTACAACCTCTCAAAACTTTTTATTAAAGATGACACTTTTTCTACGACATCCTCATGGATACTGCGTATCACGCCATACATAGTCCTTGGATCCACGATTACTGCGTTGTTACTTGTCCCGTCGATAATCCGCGGTATTTCTTTGGAGTACACCGGTGATTTTATTACACTAATTTTTGTACTTGCCCTTGGCCGTTTTTTTCTGGCATTAGCCGGGCTGGATACCGGCAGTGCATTCGGCGGGATGGGCTCTTCCCGTGAAATGTTTATCTCCGCGTTTGTAGAACCTGTAGCTTTAGCTTCGATCTTCACTATCTGCCTAAGCTGCGGAAGTACAAATTTAAATATTGTCTCCACACTGGTACAGATGCGTATCTCTACGGTAATCGCTGCAGCTGCATTGTTTGTAATAACAATCGCTGAAACTTCACGCCTGCCAGTGGACAACCAGGAAACACATCTTGAACTAACAATGGTACATGAAGCAATGATCCTCGAATATTCAGGAAGATCACTGGCAATGATAGAACTTGCTGCGCATATTAAACAAATACTGTTCTTCACTTTAATCTCACTCCTCTTTTTCCCGCCAGGGATATTAGAGGGCAGCGGATTATGGTTTTACGCTGCTGATGCCGCGATGTATATTACAAAACTCGCAGCACTTGCATTAATAATGTCTGTACTTGAAATAATGATTGCCAAGCTGCGCTTATTCCGCGTACCTGACCTGCTTGTATTCAGTTTTGTCCTTTCCTGTATTGCAGTAGTAATAACGTCACTGGGGTATTGA
- a CDS encoding aspartate aminotransferase family protein — MKHLIEKDKTFIWQTYKRNELVLTKGKGQYVWDINGKKYLDFLAGISVTILGHCNPRVIAAITKQVKLLGHTSNLYYTKPSTALAELLINNTVKKGYVFFSNSGAEANECAIKAVRRYGASTGNKKRYEIITFENSFHGRTIATISATGQAKFRKNFGPMVAGFKYAKFNDIVSVKRLVNKKTVAVMIEAVQGEGGVHIADPKFMSALVKLCKSHKILMIFDEVQCGLGRTGKFCGYQNYHGVKPDIITFAKGLANGLPIGATVVVPEVAKYMSYGDHGSTFGANPIISAAAVEVVKQLTPSVLSKVVALGKYFKDKLNTLKFKYEGIKEIRGIGLMIGIDLKEPGGDVVKQCQKNGLLINCTHNTVARFLPSYFITKTDIDRAVKIVDTALDTVLKK, encoded by the coding sequence ATGAAACATTTAATTGAAAAAGATAAAACGTTTATCTGGCAAACATATAAACGTAATGAGTTGGTACTGACAAAAGGCAAAGGCCAGTATGTGTGGGATATTAACGGAAAAAAGTATCTTGATTTTCTCGCGGGGATAAGCGTAACAATCCTCGGGCATTGTAATCCCCGGGTAATAGCCGCTATCACAAAACAGGTTAAACTCCTGGGGCATACATCAAATTTGTATTACACAAAACCGTCAACTGCGCTTGCTGAATTGTTGATAAATAATACTGTTAAAAAAGGGTACGTGTTTTTTTCAAATTCCGGTGCGGAAGCTAATGAATGCGCAATCAAGGCGGTACGGCGGTACGGCGCGAGTACCGGTAATAAAAAGAGGTATGAGATTATTACGTTTGAGAATTCATTCCACGGGCGTACAATTGCTACAATTTCAGCTACCGGGCAGGCAAAGTTCCGGAAAAATTTTGGGCCAATGGTTGCAGGGTTTAAGTACGCAAAGTTTAACGATATCGTGTCAGTAAAACGGTTGGTTAACAAAAAGACCGTGGCTGTAATGATAGAAGCAGTCCAGGGTGAGGGCGGGGTACACATCGCTGATCCTAAATTTATGTCCGCGCTTGTAAAACTTTGTAAATCACATAAAATACTGATGATATTCGACGAGGTACAGTGCGGGCTCGGGAGGACCGGTAAGTTTTGCGGGTACCAAAATTATCACGGAGTTAAGCCGGATATCATAACTTTTGCGAAAGGGTTGGCAAACGGGCTGCCTATTGGCGCAACGGTTGTTGTTCCGGAGGTTGCAAAGTATATGTCCTACGGTGATCATGGGTCAACATTCGGTGCGAATCCTATTATCAGTGCAGCTGCAGTGGAAGTGGTTAAACAACTCACTCCATCGGTATTGTCTAAAGTTGTGGCTTTAGGAAAATATTTTAAGGATAAGCTTAATACACTGAAATTTAAATACGAGGGGATTAAGGAGATACGCGGGATCGGGTTAATGATAGGTATAGATCTTAAAGAACCCGGTGGAGATGTTGTTAAGCAGTGCCAGAAAAACGGGTTATTGATAAACTGTACGCATAATACGGTGGCACGGTTTTTACCGTCGTATTTTATAACAAAAACTGATATTGACCGGGCGGTAAAAATTGTGGATACCGCGTTAGATACGGTATTAAAAAAGTAA